ATCGGCTGGGCATTGCCCTGGCCCGAGGGGCCGAAAGCGCCGTGGTCAGGGGGCTGGGGGCCCTGAGCGCCATGCGCTGGCATCGGCATTGAAAGGGGAAGACTAGTCGGCGGTATCGGCCAGCGCCTGAATAACCGCCTTGACGGTATCGCTTGCCAGGGAGTAATGGATCGTCTGGGACTCCCGCCGCGTGGTCACCAGCGATTGCTGGCGGAGAATCGCCAGGTGCTGGGATAGCGCGGACTGGCTCAGCGCCAGCTGCTGGTTGAGCCGAGTAACCGAAAGCTCGCCTTCAGCCAGCAGGCACAGGATGTGCAGGCGCTTGGCGTTGGCCATGGCCTTGAGTATTCGGGCGCCCGTCTCGATGGCGTCGCCGTTATCATCGAGCAGGTGCATGGCAGCGCGGGGAAAGCTAGGCATGATCGACTCCTGACATGTGGCTCCTGGCGTCCGTGAAAGGGCTTGATTTACGTTTCCGTACATTAGCTTAATTTGCCCAATGGTGATTCAACGGTACGGCAGGGCTTCTTCAACGCCCGCCGGCGCCGGCTTTTTTTCCTTTTGCCGTCGGGTATAATGGCCGCCGCCCGTACGGGCAGGAGGGTTCCCTCACCCCTCCCTTTTTCACTCGATAAAAAGGATGCCTGCCAGCCGATGTTTGTCCTGCCCGATCTTCAGCACCGCCGTTGCCTCTTTCTTCTGGTGACGTTCCACATCGCTATTATTGCCGCGAGCAACTATCTGGTACAGCTGCCGTTTACGCTGTTTGGCCTGAATACGACCTGGGGCGCGTTCAGCTTTCCGTTCATTTTTCTCGCCACGGACCTCACCGTGCGGCTGTTTGGCAAGGAGCCTGCCAGAACCATTGTGCGGCGAGTGATGCTGCCGGCGCTGGTGGTCTCCTACGTGGTCTCGGTGGTCTTTCCCCGGGGGGAGTATGCCGGTCTCGCGGCCCTGGGGGAGTGGGATACCTTCGTGGCGCGTATCGCGCTGGCAAGCTTCATGGCTTACGTGGTGGGGCAAACCCTCGACGTCCATGTGTTTAATCGTCTGCGCCGGATGGTGTGGTGGGTGGCTCCGGTGTTTTCCACGGTGGTGGGCAACCTTGCCGATACCCTGACGTTTTTCTTCACTGCCTTTTACCAAAGCCCGGACGCCTTTATGGCGGCCAACTGGCTGGAAATCGCGCTGGTGGACTATGCCATCAAGCTGGGAATCAGCATGGTGCTTTTCCTGCCGCTTTACGGCGTGCTGCTGGCCTGGCTGACGCGCAAAATGATGGCCTGGACAGAGACCGCCGACGCCGCGCCCAGCACCGCTTGACCCCGATTTCGTACAAGACACGCCTGATCATGACAAGGAGCCACTATGCCGTCTGCGGCCGAGCCCACCCCGGTGGAACTGTACTGCATTGACAGCGGGGAAGATGACGGCAGCGAGCTGCCGCTGGTTGTCATTCACGGCCTGCTGGGCAGCGCCGATAACTGGCGCTCGCACCTCCGCGACTGGCGGCGCGGGCGGCGGGTGATTGCGGTGGACTTGCGCAACCACGGCCGCTCGCCCCATGCCGACGGCATGGACTATACGGCCATGAGCGACGACGTGCTGGCGCTGCTGGACCGGCTGAGCCTCGAGCGGGCGCACGTGCTGGGCCATTCCATGGGCGGCAAGGTGGCGATGAGTCTGGCATGCCGGAAGCCGCAGCGCGTCGCCTCGCTGATAGTGGCGGATATCGCCCCGGTCGCCTACCGGCACGGCCACGACGACATTTTTGCCGCCATGCGCGAGCTTGAGCAGGGGCGTCCGGCGGATCGCCGGGAGGCGGATGCGCTGCTGGCGCGGCATATCGACTCGCGCCCCATTCGGCTGTTTCTGGCCACCAATCTTCAGCGCGCTGAAGGCGAGATGACGCTGCGGATAGGCCTGGACCGTATTATCGCCGGC
This DNA window, taken from Halomonas piscis, encodes the following:
- a CDS encoding 7-cyano-7-deazaguanine/7-aminomethyl-7-deazaguanine transporter gives rise to the protein MFVLPDLQHRRCLFLLVTFHIAIIAASNYLVQLPFTLFGLNTTWGAFSFPFIFLATDLTVRLFGKEPARTIVRRVMLPALVVSYVVSVVFPRGEYAGLAALGEWDTFVARIALASFMAYVVGQTLDVHVFNRLRRMVWWVAPVFSTVVGNLADTLTFFFTAFYQSPDAFMAANWLEIALVDYAIKLGISMVLFLPLYGVLLAWLTRKMMAWTETADAAPSTA
- a CDS encoding ArsR/SmtB family transcription factor, whose translation is MPSFPRAAMHLLDDNGDAIETGARILKAMANAKRLHILCLLAEGELSVTRLNQQLALSQSALSQHLAILRQQSLVTTRRESQTIHYSLASDTVKAVIQALADTAD
- a CDS encoding alpha/beta fold hydrolase; amino-acid sequence: MPSAAEPTPVELYCIDSGEDDGSELPLVVIHGLLGSADNWRSHLRDWRRGRRVIAVDLRNHGRSPHADGMDYTAMSDDVLALLDRLSLERAHVLGHSMGGKVAMSLACRKPQRVASLIVADIAPVAYRHGHDDIFAAMRELEQGRPADRREADALLARHIDSRPIRLFLATNLQRAEGEMTLRIGLDRIIAGYPDIIAPPTGESAFDGPAMVLRGAESDYVQDAMLPRLREVLPKARVVTLKGAGHWLHAEQPQAFQQAVNTFLAAHPHGR